A DNA window from Allokutzneria albata contains the following coding sequences:
- a CDS encoding MarR family winged helix-turn-helix transcriptional regulator, which yields MPEPDQRLFFLLQRAAHQLRTVADRRCVAAAGITTAQLGALFAVRERPGITQQQLAATLGLRESAVTALVGRLTAAGLIAKDPHPSEYRAVVLELTPDGAAALRAARPEIERFNAEMRELLGEDGFTGTAAALDRLARWRP from the coding sequence ATGCCCGAGCCCGACCAGCGCCTGTTCTTCCTGCTCCAGCGGGCGGCGCACCAGCTGCGCACGGTGGCCGACCGGCGCTGCGTCGCCGCGGCCGGGATCACCACGGCGCAGCTCGGCGCGCTGTTCGCGGTGCGGGAGCGGCCGGGCATCACCCAGCAGCAGCTCGCCGCGACGCTCGGGCTGCGCGAGTCGGCGGTGACCGCACTGGTCGGCAGGCTCACCGCGGCGGGCCTGATCGCCAAGGACCCGCACCCGAGCGAGTACCGCGCCGTCGTCCTGGAGCTGACCCCGGACGGGGCCGCCGCGCTGCGCGCCGCGCGCCCGGAGATCGAGCGGTTCAACGCGGAGATGCGCGAACTGCTCGGCGAGGACGGGTTCACCGGGACCGCCGCCGCCCTCGACCGGCTCGCCCGCTGGCGGCCCTGA
- a CDS encoding PaaI family thioesterase, which yields MHDIPDLETARRVLAAQPFSALLGTRLAAFGDGAATLELDIRDELRQQNGVLHGGVLGYAADNALTFAAGAAAGAGLMTSGFTIDYLRPADGVLLRAHAQVVRAGRTRVVCRCDLSTVDADGIERLCAIAQGTIARLDNAA from the coding sequence GTGCACGACATCCCCGACCTGGAGACCGCGCGGCGCGTGCTGGCGGCCCAGCCGTTCAGCGCGCTGCTCGGCACCCGGCTCGCGGCCTTCGGCGACGGCGCCGCGACGCTGGAGCTGGACATCCGCGACGAGCTGCGCCAGCAGAACGGCGTGCTGCACGGCGGTGTGCTCGGCTACGCCGCCGACAACGCGCTGACCTTCGCCGCGGGCGCCGCGGCCGGAGCGGGCCTGATGACCTCCGGGTTCACCATCGACTACCTGCGGCCCGCGGACGGCGTCCTGCTCCGCGCGCACGCCCAGGTGGTCCGGGCCGGGCGCACCCGCGTCGTCTGCCGCTGCGATCTGTCCACAGTGGACGCTGATGGGATCGAGCGGCTGTGCGCGATCGCCCAGGGCACCATCGCCCGCCTCGATAACGCAGCGTGA
- a CDS encoding TetR/AcrR family transcriptional regulator, with product MGRTKEFDPDVALRAAMELFWRRGYEATSMQDLVDHLGIGRASIYATFGSKHELYLSALDRYCESMDGSALTALSQPGPALPAVRAVMRSFAERSLADEERKGCMVTNTAVECLPRDQQAARRVDASHDAIETALAGALIRAQNQGELAEDRNPRAIARFLVTFLQGLQVIARTGHRRRLTDAVEQALTLLD from the coding sequence ATGGGCAGGACCAAGGAGTTCGACCCCGACGTCGCACTGCGCGCGGCGATGGAGCTGTTCTGGCGGCGCGGCTACGAGGCCACCTCGATGCAGGACCTCGTCGACCACCTGGGCATCGGCAGGGCGAGCATCTACGCCACCTTCGGCAGCAAGCACGAGCTGTACCTGAGCGCCCTCGACCGCTACTGCGAGAGCATGGACGGCAGCGCGTTGACCGCGCTGTCCCAGCCCGGTCCCGCCCTGCCCGCGGTCCGCGCGGTGATGCGCTCCTTCGCCGAGAGGTCCCTCGCCGACGAGGAGCGCAAAGGGTGCATGGTCACCAACACGGCGGTCGAGTGCCTGCCGCGGGACCAGCAGGCGGCGCGCCGCGTCGACGCCAGTCACGACGCGATCGAGACGGCGCTGGCCGGTGCGCTGATCCGCGCGCAGAACCAGGGGGAGCTGGCCGAGGACCGTAACCCGCGGGCCATCGCCCGGTTCCTGGTGACGTTCCTGCAGGGCCTCCAGGTGATCGCCAGGACCGGCCACCGGCGCCGGTTGACCGATGCGGTCGAGCAGGCGCTGACGCTGCTCGACTGA
- a CDS encoding alpha/beta fold hydrolase yields MGWPSRLKAGLVAVVLLLGTGAGTPDPLSDSALARSLPGDFRSEHAEVNGTRLHYVAGGKGEPLVLLPGWPQTWWQYRKVMPELAKSYRVIAVDLRGMGGSAKPASGYDKKTMAADIHELIKKLGHPEVNVAGHDIGAMVAHSLAANHPAAVRRLALLDVPHPDESLRSLTLLPDPKGAPHLWWFAFNQVQGLPEQLVSGRSRAMLDWLLGRMLKDQASVEERARQVFARAYSSPDAIRGGNGWYQTFNQDIEDVKTYPKVSVPVLGLVNDSLGHDGLSQVLPKQATNFRVVPVARSGHYLAEEQPRAVLDELRRFFG; encoded by the coding sequence ATGGGTTGGCCCTCACGGCTCAAGGCCGGGCTCGTCGCAGTGGTGCTGCTGCTCGGCACCGGCGCGGGCACGCCGGACCCGTTGTCGGACAGCGCGCTCGCCCGCTCGCTGCCCGGGGACTTCCGCAGTGAGCACGCCGAGGTCAACGGCACGCGGCTGCACTACGTCGCCGGAGGCAAGGGGGAACCGCTCGTCCTGCTGCCCGGGTGGCCGCAGACCTGGTGGCAGTACCGCAAGGTGATGCCCGAGCTGGCGAAGAGCTACCGGGTGATCGCGGTCGACCTGCGCGGCATGGGTGGCTCGGCCAAGCCCGCGTCCGGCTACGACAAGAAGACGATGGCCGCCGACATCCACGAGCTGATCAAGAAGCTCGGCCACCCCGAGGTCAACGTGGCCGGGCACGACATCGGCGCGATGGTGGCGCACAGCCTCGCCGCGAACCACCCGGCGGCCGTGCGCAGGCTCGCGCTGCTCGACGTGCCGCACCCGGACGAGAGCCTGCGCTCGCTGACGCTGCTGCCCGACCCGAAGGGTGCACCGCACCTGTGGTGGTTCGCCTTCAACCAGGTCCAGGGACTGCCGGAGCAGCTGGTGAGCGGGCGGTCCCGGGCGATGCTCGACTGGCTGCTCGGCCGGATGCTCAAGGACCAGGCCAGCGTGGAGGAGCGGGCGCGGCAGGTGTTCGCGCGGGCCTACTCCTCCCCGGACGCGATCCGCGGCGGCAACGGCTGGTACCAGACCTTCAACCAGGACATCGAGGACGTGAAGACGTATCCGAAGGTGTCCGTTCCGGTGCTCGGCCTGGTCAATGACAGCCTCGGCCACGACGGGCTCAGTCAGGTCCTGCCGAAACAGGCGACGAACTTCCGGGTGGTTCCGGTGGCGCGCAGTGGTCACTACCTCGCCGAGGAACAGCCGCGCGCTGTCCTCGACGAACTGCGCAGGTTCTTCGGCTGA
- a CDS encoding histone-like nucleoid-structuring protein Lsr2, translating to MAQLTIVQLIDDLDGTSSEDISRVEFAIDGVAYEIDLNEENSAKLRDAFAQYVEAARRVGGRAKRGTAPGRAGSTRSKDETRAIRDWAKANGHEVSDRGRIPSNVIQAYEASKN from the coding sequence ATGGCTCAGCTCACCATCGTCCAGCTGATTGATGACCTGGACGGAACCAGTAGTGAGGACATCTCGCGCGTCGAGTTCGCTATTGACGGCGTCGCTTACGAGATCGACCTGAACGAGGAGAACTCGGCGAAGCTGCGGGACGCGTTCGCGCAGTACGTCGAGGCCGCGCGCCGGGTCGGCGGCCGGGCGAAGCGGGGCACCGCCCCGGGCCGGGCGGGCTCCACCCGCAGCAAGGACGAGACGCGGGCGATCCGCGACTGGGCCAAGGCGAACGGGCACGAGGTCTCCGACCGGGGCCGCATCCCGAGCAACGTCATCCAGGCCTACGAGGCGTCCAAGAACTAG
- a CDS encoding TetR/AcrR family transcriptional regulator, with protein sequence MPSNDQEMGLRARKKLETHRALAKAALRLAAERGLDNVTAEDISAAAGVSPRTFFNYFASKEDAILVAYPESEQGAENLIRRFLDAPAELSPLEALMEMMAEDMGVLDDNREEWLSRFAIVDENPALTARIVSGQLSGEQKMIDAIAERTGLDSTEDLYPALLFATFGAAVKAATKLWARNGGRQPVAELIRAAVDSLAAGLPVPATRPSRGNS encoded by the coding sequence ATGCCGTCGAACGACCAGGAGATGGGCCTGCGCGCCCGCAAGAAGCTGGAGACGCACCGGGCGCTGGCCAAGGCCGCGTTGCGCCTGGCTGCCGAGCGCGGGCTGGACAACGTCACCGCCGAGGACATCAGCGCCGCGGCGGGCGTCTCGCCCAGGACCTTCTTCAACTACTTCGCGTCCAAGGAGGACGCGATCCTGGTCGCCTACCCGGAGTCCGAGCAGGGCGCCGAGAACCTCATCCGGCGGTTCCTCGACGCGCCCGCCGAGCTGAGCCCGCTCGAGGCGCTGATGGAGATGATGGCCGAGGACATGGGCGTCCTCGACGACAACCGCGAGGAGTGGCTGAGCCGCTTCGCCATCGTCGACGAGAACCCCGCGCTGACCGCGCGGATCGTCTCCGGCCAGCTCAGCGGCGAGCAGAAGATGATCGACGCGATCGCCGAGCGCACCGGCCTCGACAGCACCGAGGACCTCTACCCCGCGCTGCTGTTCGCCACCTTCGGCGCCGCGGTCAAGGCCGCGACCAAGCTCTGGGCCCGCAACGGCGGACGGCAGCCGGTCGCCGAGCTGATCCGCGCCGCCGTGGACTCGCTCGCCGCCGGGCTGCCCGTGCCCGCGACCAGACCAAGCAGGGGGAACTCGTGA
- a CDS encoding MDR family MFS transporter, giving the protein MVGMFVSILASTVVANALPRIISDLGGSQSAYTWVVTTELLAMTATVPLWGKLSDLYSKKLLVQLSLGLFLVGSLVAGLSQGIEVLLVSRVVQGIGAGGLTALAPVILAMIVSPRELGRYSGILGAVFAVGTVAGPLIGGVLVDTPWLGWRWCFFLGVPLTALAIVLLQRTLDLPTTRKEVRVDYLGAALLMTGVSTLLVWSSLAGNQFPWGSMWTVVLVGGGLLILAAALVVESRVPEPVLPLSLFRIRTVTLSIIASFLVGVAMFGGTVFLSQYFQLSLGKTPTQAGLLSLPMIFSMLIASTVSGQLITRTGRWKSHLVLGAALIVAGLCLLGTISSTTPVVLLGCYMAVLGIGVGLLMQNLVLVAQNDAPPKDLGAATSALSFFRSLGGSIGVSVLGAVLANRVGSMTGHGVVPNLALLPEAEAAVVREAYGIATGELFLLGAPMAVLALVTVVFIKPIPLKTQSAGERLAS; this is encoded by the coding sequence ATGGTGGGCATGTTCGTGTCCATCCTCGCCTCCACCGTGGTGGCCAACGCGCTGCCGAGGATCATCTCCGACCTCGGGGGCTCGCAGTCGGCCTACACCTGGGTGGTGACCACCGAACTGCTGGCCATGACGGCCACGGTTCCCTTGTGGGGCAAGCTTTCCGACCTCTACAGCAAGAAGCTGCTCGTCCAGCTCTCGCTCGGGCTGTTCCTGGTCGGCTCGCTGGTCGCGGGCCTGTCCCAGGGCATCGAGGTGCTACTGGTCAGCCGGGTCGTGCAGGGCATCGGCGCGGGCGGGCTGACCGCGCTCGCCCCGGTCATCCTCGCCATGATCGTCTCACCGAGGGAGCTGGGCAGGTACTCCGGCATCCTCGGCGCGGTGTTCGCGGTCGGCACCGTCGCGGGCCCGCTGATCGGCGGCGTCCTGGTGGACACCCCGTGGCTGGGCTGGCGCTGGTGCTTCTTCCTCGGCGTCCCGTTGACCGCGCTGGCGATCGTGCTGCTGCAGCGCACCCTCGACCTGCCGACCACGCGCAAGGAGGTGCGTGTGGACTACCTCGGCGCCGCACTGCTGATGACCGGCGTCTCCACGCTGCTCGTGTGGTCCTCGTTGGCGGGCAACCAGTTCCCGTGGGGTTCGATGTGGACGGTGGTCCTCGTCGGCGGCGGCCTGCTGATCCTGGCCGCGGCGCTGGTCGTGGAGTCCCGCGTGCCCGAGCCCGTGCTGCCGCTGAGCCTGTTCCGCATCCGCACCGTCACGCTGTCGATCATCGCGAGCTTCCTCGTCGGCGTGGCGATGTTCGGCGGCACCGTGTTCCTCTCCCAGTACTTCCAGCTCTCGCTGGGCAAGACGCCGACCCAGGCCGGGCTGCTCAGCCTGCCGATGATCTTCTCGATGCTCATCGCCTCCACCGTCTCCGGCCAGCTGATCACCCGCACCGGCCGGTGGAAGTCGCACCTGGTGCTCGGTGCGGCGCTGATCGTCGCGGGGCTCTGCCTGCTCGGCACCATCAGCTCCACCACGCCGGTGGTGCTGCTCGGTTGCTACATGGCGGTCCTCGGCATCGGTGTCGGCCTGCTCATGCAGAACCTCGTCCTGGTCGCGCAGAACGACGCGCCGCCCAAGGACCTCGGCGCGGCCACTTCGGCACTCTCCTTCTTCCGCAGCCTTGGCGGTTCCATCGGTGTCAGCGTGCTCGGCGCGGTGCTTGCGAACCGCGTCGGTTCAATGACCGGGCATGGCGTGGTCCCGAATCTGGCGTTGTTGCCGGAGGCTGAGGCGGCGGTGGTTCGCGAGGCTTATGGGATTGCTACAGGCGAGCTGTTCTTGCTCGGTGCGCCTATGGCGGTGCTGGCGTTGGTGACGGTTGTGTTTATCAAGCCTATTCCGTTGAAGACGCAGAGTGCGGGGGAGCGGTTGGCTTCTTAG
- a CDS encoding response regulator transcription factor → MIGTARPSTRVLVVDDEQAITELVSMALRYEGFDVVCAASVAEALSVADRFTPHVVVLDVMLPDGDGFSLAPKLHARQGGVPVLFLTARDSDEDKIRGLTLGGDDYLTKPFSVGELVARVRAVLRRTGAGRGAERLVFADVEIDPRTREVHRAGRFIELTDTEYRLLHYFVVNARVVLTRQQLLDHVWGQQFAGEAGNLETYVSYLRRKLDDGPRLIHTVRGVGYVMRLPR, encoded by the coding sequence ATGATCGGAACAGCGCGGCCCAGCACCCGGGTCCTGGTTGTTGACGACGAACAGGCGATCACCGAACTCGTGTCGATGGCGTTGCGGTACGAGGGGTTCGACGTGGTGTGCGCGGCGAGCGTCGCGGAGGCGTTGAGCGTGGCGGATCGGTTCACGCCGCACGTGGTGGTGCTGGACGTGATGTTGCCGGACGGCGACGGGTTCTCCTTGGCGCCGAAGCTCCACGCGAGGCAGGGCGGGGTGCCGGTGCTGTTCCTGACCGCGCGCGACTCGGACGAGGACAAGATCCGGGGGCTGACGCTGGGCGGGGACGACTACCTGACGAAGCCGTTCTCGGTGGGGGAGCTCGTCGCGCGGGTGCGCGCGGTGCTGCGGCGGACGGGGGCGGGGCGCGGGGCGGAGCGGCTGGTGTTCGCGGACGTGGAGATCGACCCGCGGACCCGTGAGGTGCACCGGGCTGGGCGGTTCATCGAGCTGACCGACACCGAGTACCGGTTGCTGCACTACTTCGTCGTGAACGCGCGGGTCGTGCTGACCCGGCAGCAGCTGCTGGACCACGTGTGGGGGCAGCAGTTCGCGGGGGAGGCGGGCAACCTCGAAACGTACGTGTCCTACCTGCGGCGCAAGCTCGACGACGGGCCGCGGCTGATCCACACGGTGCGGGGCGTCGGGTATGTGATGCGGTTGCCCCGGTGA
- a CDS encoding sensor histidine kinase: MTGLRRRMLLVMVVLSAAALTSVAALTFTSMRSFLLQRTDEQLDLVRLPIGAKLAGEQIKEPPREVQHSLVNVYGILRGPDGRFGQETRFGGGVSSADRPVLEDLPVIGEPKSVEGHAGVRYRLAAYPAFGPLQGTLYVAMPLTDVDATLDRLFVLVVVITSAVLVALLAFALSLVRMGLRPLDKMEATATAIASGEFHRRIAYVDKTTEVGRLGLALNTMLGRIEDALDQRSRSEQRLRTFVADASHELRTPLTSILGYAQMFRRGAAADPDDLRTVMRRIEDESSRMARLVEDLLVLARLDDGRPPRCAEVDVAALCRDAVLDARLHEPGRVISGPGDEPVLVVADADQVRQVLANLLRNAVTHTPPGTPVDVRLTKSGDEVAIDVVDHGPGIPAEYHERVFDRFFRVAAGRERDSGGAGLGLSIAAAVVSAHGGQISVLDTPGGGATFRVVLSGRT; encoded by the coding sequence GTGACGGGACTGCGCCGCAGGATGCTGCTGGTGATGGTGGTCCTCTCGGCCGCCGCCCTCACCTCCGTCGCCGCGCTCACCTTCACCTCGATGCGCTCCTTCCTGTTGCAGCGCACGGACGAGCAGCTGGACCTGGTCCGGTTGCCGATCGGGGCGAAGCTCGCGGGAGAGCAGATCAAGGAACCACCCCGGGAGGTCCAGCACTCCCTGGTCAACGTGTACGGCATCCTGCGCGGGCCGGACGGGCGCTTCGGGCAGGAGACGCGGTTCGGCGGCGGGGTGTCCTCGGCGGACCGGCCGGTGCTGGAGGACCTGCCGGTGATCGGCGAGCCGAAATCGGTCGAAGGGCACGCGGGGGTGCGGTACCGGCTCGCGGCCTATCCGGCCTTCGGCCCGCTGCAGGGAACGCTGTACGTGGCGATGCCGTTGACCGACGTGGACGCGACGCTGGACCGGCTGTTCGTGCTGGTCGTGGTGATCACCTCGGCGGTGCTGGTCGCGCTGCTGGCGTTCGCGCTGTCGTTGGTGCGCATGGGACTGCGGCCACTGGACAAGATGGAGGCGACCGCGACGGCCATCGCCTCGGGGGAGTTCCACCGGCGCATCGCCTACGTCGACAAGACCACCGAGGTGGGCAGGCTCGGCCTCGCGCTGAACACGATGCTGGGCCGCATCGAGGACGCGCTGGACCAGCGATCCCGGTCCGAGCAGCGACTGCGGACCTTCGTCGCGGACGCCAGCCACGAGCTGCGGACACCGCTGACCTCGATCCTGGGATACGCGCAGATGTTCCGCCGCGGAGCGGCCGCCGACCCGGACGACCTGCGCACGGTGATGCGGCGGATCGAGGACGAGTCCTCCCGGATGGCGAGGCTGGTGGAGGACCTGCTCGTGCTCGCCCGGCTCGACGACGGCAGGCCGCCGCGGTGCGCGGAGGTCGACGTTGCCGCGCTGTGCCGGGACGCGGTGCTCGACGCGAGATTGCACGAGCCGGGCCGCGTGATCAGCGGACCCGGGGACGAACCGGTCCTCGTCGTCGCGGACGCCGACCAGGTGCGCCAGGTGCTGGCGAACCTGTTGCGCAACGCGGTCACGCACACGCCTCCGGGCACGCCCGTCGACGTGCGGCTGACCAAGTCGGGTGACGAGGTCGCGATCGACGTCGTCGACCACGGTCCCGGCATCCCGGCCGAGTACCACGAGAGGGTGTTCGACCGGTTCTTCCGAGTCGCCGCGGGGCGGGAGCGCGACAGCGGCGGCGCAGGGCTCGGGCTGTCCATCGCCGCGGCCGTGGTGTCCGCGCACGGAGGACAGATCAGCGTTTTGGATACCCCGGGCGGCGGTGCGACCTTCCGGGTGGTCCTGTCCGGTAGAACCTGA
- a CDS encoding bifunctional glycosyltransferase family 2/GtrA family protein, giving the protein MTSTQAPTGEIADRLGPATAAPRPTVDIVVPVYNEEQDLGPSVRRLHAFLVESAAFPFSWRITVADNASTDRTWEIAGELVAELPGVGAVRLDAKGRGRALNAVWTTSDADVLAYMDVDLSTDLAALLPLIAPLVSGHSDVAIGSRLARGARVVRGPKREFISRCYNLILRGTLRARFSDAQCGFKAIRKDVAERLLPLVEDPGWFFDTKLLVLAERSGLRIHEVPVDWVDDPDSRVDVIATAIADLRGVARLTRTLASATMRARLPTTLRSALADEHPGVPKGMSAQLLRFAAIGVVSTVAYLILYALLRPMMGAFSANALALLTCAVGNTAANRLFTFGVRGPEGRIRAQFEGLVVFALGLGLTSGSLWLLENLAMGGGTAIELVVLCLANAAATLLRFVLYRNWVFRPGRGKDIAR; this is encoded by the coding sequence ATGACTTCCACGCAGGCCCCGACCGGGGAGATCGCCGATCGCCTGGGCCCGGCGACCGCGGCGCCGAGGCCCACCGTCGACATCGTCGTGCCCGTCTACAACGAAGAACAGGACCTCGGCCCGAGCGTGCGCAGGCTGCACGCCTTCCTCGTGGAGTCCGCGGCCTTCCCGTTCAGCTGGCGGATCACCGTCGCCGACAACGCCAGCACCGACCGCACGTGGGAGATCGCCGGTGAGCTGGTCGCCGAGCTGCCGGGGGTCGGCGCGGTGCGGCTGGACGCCAAGGGACGGGGTCGTGCGCTCAACGCGGTGTGGACGACCAGTGACGCGGATGTGCTGGCGTACATGGATGTCGACCTGTCCACCGACCTCGCCGCGCTGCTGCCGCTGATCGCGCCCCTGGTGTCGGGGCACTCCGACGTGGCCATCGGCTCCCGGCTCGCGCGGGGCGCGCGGGTGGTGCGCGGACCGAAGCGCGAGTTCATCTCGCGTTGCTACAACCTGATCCTGCGCGGCACCCTGCGCGCCCGCTTCTCCGACGCCCAGTGCGGTTTCAAGGCCATCCGCAAGGACGTCGCCGAGCGGTTGCTGCCGTTGGTGGAGGACCCCGGCTGGTTCTTCGACACCAAACTGCTCGTCCTCGCCGAGCGCTCGGGGCTGCGCATCCACGAGGTGCCGGTGGACTGGGTGGACGATCCGGACAGCAGGGTGGACGTGATCGCGACGGCCATCGCCGACCTTCGCGGCGTCGCCAGGCTCACCAGGACGCTGGCGTCGGCGACGATGCGGGCCCGGCTGCCGACGACGCTGCGCTCCGCGCTCGCCGACGAGCACCCCGGGGTGCCGAAGGGGATGAGCGCACAGCTGCTGCGGTTCGCGGCCATCGGCGTTGTGTCCACAGTGGCCTATCTGATCCTCTATGCCCTGCTGCGGCCGATGATGGGAGCCTTCTCCGCGAACGCCCTGGCGCTGCTGACGTGCGCGGTGGGCAACACCGCCGCCAACCGGCTGTTCACCTTCGGCGTGCGCGGACCGGAAGGGCGGATCCGCGCGCAGTTCGAGGGCCTCGTCGTCTTCGCGCTCGGCCTCGGGCTCACGTCGGGGTCGCTGTGGTTGCTGGAAAACCTCGCCATGGGCGGCGGCACCGCGATCGAGCTGGTCGTGCTCTGCCTCGCCAACGCCGCGGCGACCCTGCTGCGGTTCGTGCTCTACCGGAACTGGGTCTTCCGGCCCGGCCGTGGAAAGGACATCGCTCGATGA
- a CDS encoding ArnT family glycosyltransferase yields MSRPKWALAAILALAAVLYAWGIWAWGWGNSYYTAATRSMSSGFVNFLFGSFDQAGVVTVDKPPFALWPQVVSTWIFGFHGWAILLPQAVFGVAAVFLLHRTVRMWAGENAALLAALVLALTPITVVINRDNNPDTLLVLFLVGAAYAITRSIQPDIAPGAATRWLLLAAFLVGCGFNTKMLAAWIVVPALVAAYLVGSTAPWRRRITDTLGAGGVLLASSLWWVALVDLWPGRKPYIGGSTDGTAFDLVIGYNGLARILGMGGGGPGGMPGDIPAGFPGGENMSRVMRNLMMGGDPGLGRMFNEAMGGQISWLLPAALVVLAGVLVASRRNKDVPAHQRAGWVLWGGWLLVNGLVFSFAGGIFHSYYTTALAPAIAALIGAGVVAAQRVRFGVQALAVITAAWALVVVYRSPDWNGWVGPVVVVLAVLAVAAFRAPARVTAPVGVAAMLFAPAVWSVSAAFGPPPANASLPTAGPESSVELRQMMPPQMSEVTGGDWTNKGDLSDEQRKVLDYATAKSGGARITLGVDGGAIMASNFVLNSGRVVIGFGGFMGVDPAPTTEEIAGWVRRGELRFVLAGRTSIAEMTKRGGQASERMTWVRDNCTVVPREEYGGTTSMLYECR; encoded by the coding sequence ATGAGTAGGCCCAAGTGGGCTCTGGCCGCGATCCTCGCACTCGCCGCAGTGCTCTACGCGTGGGGAATCTGGGCGTGGGGCTGGGGGAACAGCTACTACACCGCCGCGACGCGGTCGATGTCCAGCGGCTTCGTGAACTTCCTCTTCGGCTCCTTCGACCAGGCCGGTGTGGTCACCGTCGACAAGCCGCCCTTCGCCCTGTGGCCGCAGGTGGTCTCCACCTGGATCTTCGGGTTCCACGGATGGGCGATCCTGTTGCCGCAGGCGGTTTTCGGCGTTGCCGCGGTGTTCCTGCTGCACCGGACCGTGCGGATGTGGGCGGGGGAGAACGCCGCGCTGCTGGCCGCGCTCGTGCTCGCGCTGACGCCGATCACCGTGGTGATCAACCGCGACAACAACCCGGACACGCTCCTGGTGCTGTTCCTGGTCGGAGCCGCCTACGCGATCACGCGGTCGATCCAGCCGGACATCGCCCCCGGGGCGGCGACGCGGTGGTTGCTGCTGGCCGCCTTCCTCGTCGGCTGCGGGTTCAACACGAAGATGCTCGCGGCGTGGATCGTGGTTCCCGCGTTGGTCGCGGCCTACCTGGTCGGCTCGACGGCGCCGTGGCGGCGGCGGATCACCGACACGCTCGGTGCGGGCGGGGTGCTGCTGGCCAGTTCGCTGTGGTGGGTCGCGCTGGTCGACCTGTGGCCGGGACGCAAGCCCTACATCGGCGGGAGCACCGACGGCACCGCGTTCGACCTGGTGATCGGCTACAACGGCCTCGCGCGCATCCTGGGCATGGGCGGCGGCGGTCCCGGCGGCATGCCGGGCGACATCCCGGCGGGGTTCCCCGGCGGGGAGAACATGTCGCGGGTGATGCGCAACCTGATGATGGGCGGTGATCCCGGGCTCGGCCGGATGTTCAACGAGGCGATGGGCGGACAGATCAGCTGGCTGCTCCCGGCGGCGCTGGTCGTCCTGGCCGGTGTGCTGGTGGCGAGCAGGCGGAACAAGGACGTCCCGGCCCACCAGCGCGCGGGCTGGGTGCTCTGGGGCGGCTGGTTGCTGGTCAACGGGCTGGTGTTCAGCTTCGCCGGCGGGATCTTCCACTCGTACTACACGACGGCGCTGGCCCCGGCGATCGCCGCGTTGATCGGAGCGGGAGTCGTTGCGGCACAACGCGTTCGCTTCGGCGTGCAGGCCCTGGCGGTGATCACCGCGGCCTGGGCGCTCGTGGTCGTGTACCGCAGCCCGGACTGGAACGGGTGGGTCGGTCCGGTGGTGGTCGTGCTCGCGGTGCTGGCGGTCGCCGCTTTCCGGGCACCCGCGCGGGTCACCGCGCCGGTCGGGGTCGCGGCGATGCTGTTCGCACCCGCGGTGTGGTCGGTCTCGGCCGCCTTCGGCCCGCCTCCGGCGAACGCGAGCCTGCCCACGGCCGGGCCGGAGTCCAGTGTGGAGCTTCGGCAGATGATGCCGCCGCAGATGTCCGAGGTGACCGGGGGCGACTGGACGAACAAGGGCGATCTGTCCGACGAGCAGCGGAAGGTGCTCGACTACGCGACCGCGAAGTCCGGCGGCGCGCGCATCACGCTCGGCGTGGACGGCGGCGCGATCATGGCGTCGAACTTCGTGCTCAACAGTGGCCGGGTGGTGATCGGCTTCGGCGGGTTCATGGGCGTCGACCCGGCACCGACCACCGAGGAGATCGCGGGCTGGGTGCGGCGCGGGGAACTCCGGTTCGTCCTGGCGGGACGGACGAGCATCGCCGAGATGACCAAGCGCGGCGGGCAGGCGAGCGAGCGCATGACGTGGGTGCGCGACAACTGCACTGTCGTTCCTCGCGAGGAGTACGGCGGAACGACGAGCATGCTCTACGAGTGCCGCTAG